One part of the Bacteroidia bacterium genome encodes these proteins:
- a CDS encoding PQQ-dependent sugar dehydrogenase: MKLTNSSYNSITTARIPFLKNIHLRKRNLYFIVALSLMGFVIPLAISIQGLDSPEPVGKFIDGALPSVKPGGVAQWEVVDAFPNLSFTDPSFIVPTHDGSHYYIGERGGRIYRIPNDETTSTKTLVLDISTNVAQMSDGGFYNFVLHPEFGNPLSPNRGYFYVYYTWKDAATPDPSGFLGTGFPGNFYNTYCRLARFTINDGNIAADPSSEQVMIHIRMYNDSHRGGGMAFDNDGYFYLTIGDLYRYLTAQQIDDNLEGGVMRLDVDMDLSRSHAPIKKMPFAGGNADEISGVGYLIPNDNPFLDPSGTNFEEYFTLGHRNPYRMSYDKVEDRLWSSEIGQSDREEINVIEKGNNYGWSFREGTISAPRTPPNPLLGTLTEPVIDFDRSDARAIIGGYVYRASKFPSLVGKFLCGDWQNDNLYALTYDDVSKTTHREYLCRFNPDELVSFGEDPLNGEVFMISAGESFGNVRSIYKLAPASVAPAAPALLSQTGIFSNLSTMEVEDYAIPYELNVAFWSDSAAKRRWMIVPNDGDHDTSEEKINYTEKGNWQFPKGAVLVKHFDLVLDESNPTSTRKLETRLMVHGDDGEYYGLSYRWLDNQLDAQLLTSAREDSFTIQTATGSKEVVWYYPDRGECITCHNEVSDFVLGPSARQLNKKITYPSSGRNANQIKTLQHLEMFHATVDTNAAVLANVESSAPTDDLSQPLEARARAYLDANCAYCHRPGAGNRAFFDARLSTPLESQDLIYGNVNDDIGIDGARVIIPGDPERSVLYQRLKSVHESIAMPPLAKNRRDAKGINLIEDWINSLSPDHIESNEFSLGNTHFDDGLYDGWRAVMIINESDSYTNNSGGTEDIRIEEFKFFAKAEADPVTPFVARRNADNDFTVLAIGDTRYNTDYVPGHNEFSFSDGSAPTISLAAGAEMVIGFMDGEADGTDPGNEAVIPYDAGSPADEVWTSGGLLGSESGSISIGSAPTPGSDTQSNLQRNYHFAIDFSITSSSNKTHQKITFPEISSKKTNDPSFAAGATASSGLSVTYQLVAGPASVSGNTIILDGNPGLVILEAKQSGDATYEEAPKVRQSFYVTDPASGSGTGLLGEYHSDASLGNLVFNQVDSEIDFYWANCPPDPRLSSTNFSIKWSGEIEVPVSGTYTFFSNTDDGVRLWMNGTLLINEWQNQSVREFSASIPLTAGVRVPIVMEYYQANAYASAQLSWSSNNIPQEIVPTQFLYPNGGTFPVELLDFRAVLLEDQVKINWETVIEENVDRFVIERSQDALNFEQIQQKKAAGNRVELTSYETYDEHPLNGSNYYRLKSVDFDGKFEYSKTVEVQVESPSYSSIYPNPLSPGEELILEINSEDSAIAILRDLKGRSIRQQKISGEAGIQKIPFSLNDLAPGIYFLHIKDIRNRIHIHKVLIR, from the coding sequence ATGAAGTTGACCAATAGTTCTTACAATAGCATTACGACTGCTCGGATTCCTTTCTTAAAAAATATTCATCTTCGAAAAAGAAATTTATACTTCATTGTTGCCCTGAGCTTAATGGGCTTTGTTATCCCTCTGGCTATAAGCATACAGGGCCTTGATTCGCCGGAACCCGTAGGTAAGTTTATTGATGGAGCATTACCCTCGGTCAAACCTGGGGGAGTTGCCCAATGGGAAGTAGTTGATGCTTTCCCCAATCTAAGTTTTACCGATCCTTCCTTTATCGTTCCTACCCATGATGGAAGCCATTATTATATAGGGGAAAGAGGAGGGCGAATTTATCGTATTCCAAATGATGAAACTACCAGTACCAAAACTCTGGTATTAGATATATCCACCAATGTTGCCCAAATGAGTGATGGGGGATTTTACAATTTTGTCCTGCATCCTGAATTTGGAAATCCACTTTCTCCCAATAGAGGCTATTTCTATGTGTATTATACCTGGAAAGATGCGGCGACTCCCGATCCAAGTGGTTTTCTGGGAACAGGTTTCCCCGGAAATTTCTACAATACATATTGTCGGCTCGCACGCTTCACGATCAATGATGGAAATATTGCGGCTGATCCTAGCAGCGAACAGGTAATGATTCATATCCGCATGTACAATGATTCTCATAGAGGCGGAGGAATGGCTTTTGACAATGATGGGTATTTTTATTTGACCATAGGAGACTTATACCGCTATCTAACGGCACAGCAAATTGATGATAATCTCGAAGGAGGAGTCATGCGCCTGGATGTAGATATGGATCTGAGTAGAAGTCATGCCCCTATAAAAAAGATGCCTTTTGCCGGAGGCAATGCAGATGAGATTTCCGGTGTAGGATATTTAATCCCCAATGACAATCCTTTCCTCGACCCCAGCGGGACAAATTTCGAAGAATATTTTACGCTCGGACATAGAAATCCTTATCGCATGTCTTATGATAAGGTGGAAGACAGACTTTGGTCCAGTGAGATTGGCCAGTCAGATCGGGAGGAAATAAATGTCATTGAGAAAGGGAATAATTATGGATGGTCCTTCCGCGAGGGTACCATTTCAGCTCCCCGAACTCCTCCGAACCCTCTTTTAGGTACCCTTACAGAGCCTGTCATTGACTTTGACAGATCAGATGCCCGAGCAATTATTGGGGGATATGTTTATCGGGCTTCCAAATTTCCCAGTCTGGTAGGCAAATTTTTATGTGGAGACTGGCAGAATGACAATCTTTATGCCCTGACCTATGATGATGTCAGCAAAACTACGCATCGGGAATATCTATGTCGCTTCAATCCAGACGAATTGGTTTCATTTGGTGAAGACCCTCTCAATGGGGAAGTATTCATGATTAGTGCAGGAGAAAGTTTCGGCAATGTCCGGAGCATTTATAAACTGGCACCAGCATCCGTTGCTCCTGCTGCTCCGGCACTCCTTTCTCAAACGGGCATCTTCAGCAATCTATCTACTATGGAAGTAGAAGATTATGCCATTCCATATGAATTGAATGTAGCCTTTTGGTCAGACAGTGCAGCCAAAAGGCGCTGGATGATCGTACCCAATGATGGGGATCATGATACCTCAGAAGAAAAGATTAATTATACAGAAAAGGGAAACTGGCAATTCCCTAAAGGAGCCGTACTGGTCAAGCATTTTGATCTGGTTTTGGATGAGAGCAATCCTACTTCCACTCGCAAACTGGAAACCCGTTTGATGGTTCATGGAGATGATGGTGAATACTATGGATTGAGTTATCGTTGGCTGGACAATCAACTGGATGCTCAATTGCTAACAAGTGCACGCGAAGATAGCTTTACCATCCAAACCGCTACGGGAAGCAAAGAAGTAGTTTGGTATTATCCAGATAGGGGTGAATGTATTACTTGCCATAATGAAGTATCTGATTTTGTGCTCGGTCCCAGTGCCCGCCAACTCAATAAAAAAATCACCTACCCTAGCAGTGGCAGAAATGCAAACCAGATCAAGACACTTCAACATCTGGAGATGTTTCACGCTACGGTAGATACTAATGCCGCAGTTTTAGCCAATGTCGAAAGCTCTGCTCCTACCGATGACCTTAGTCAGCCATTGGAAGCTCGTGCGCGGGCATATTTGGATGCAAACTGTGCGTATTGTCATAGACCTGGAGCTGGCAATCGTGCCTTTTTTGATGCGCGCTTAAGTACTCCTTTGGAAAGTCAGGACTTGATCTATGGCAATGTGAATGATGATATTGGCATAGATGGAGCACGGGTAATCATCCCGGGTGATCCCGAAAGATCTGTTCTTTACCAAAGGCTAAAGTCTGTACACGAGAGCATAGCCATGCCTCCTTTAGCCAAGAACAGAAGAGATGCTAAAGGCATCAATCTCATCGAAGACTGGATCAACTCCCTCAGTCCCGATCATATAGAAAGCAATGAATTCAGCCTGGGAAACACCCATTTTGATGATGGACTGTATGATGGATGGAGGGCTGTCATGATTATCAATGAGAGCGATAGCTATACCAATAATAGCGGGGGTACAGAAGATATTCGCATAGAAGAGTTCAAATTCTTCGCAAAAGCTGAAGCCGATCCTGTGACTCCTTTTGTAGCCCGGAGAAATGCAGATAATGACTTTACGGTACTCGCTATCGGAGATACCCGATACAATACAGACTATGTTCCCGGACATAATGAGTTCTCATTTAGTGATGGAAGTGCTCCGACAATAAGTCTGGCAGCAGGTGCAGAAATGGTGATCGGATTTATGGATGGAGAAGCCGATGGAACTGATCCCGGAAATGAAGCAGTAATCCCATATGATGCGGGAAGTCCGGCTGATGAAGTTTGGACTAGCGGTGGTTTGCTGGGATCAGAATCAGGAAGTATCAGTATAGGTTCAGCCCCTACACCTGGCTCAGATACTCAAAGCAATCTGCAAAGGAATTATCATTTCGCCATCGACTTTAGCATTACCTCCAGCAGCAATAAAACTCATCAAAAAATCACCTTTCCCGAAATCAGTAGCAAGAAAACCAATGATCCTTCTTTTGCAGCTGGAGCTACTGCCAGTTCAGGATTGAGTGTGACATATCAACTCGTAGCTGGACCTGCCAGTGTTTCAGGAAATACGATTATTTTGGATGGAAATCCCGGTTTGGTCATCCTTGAAGCAAAACAAAGCGGAGATGCCACTTATGAAGAGGCCCCCAAAGTAAGGCAGTCTTTTTATGTAACGGATCCTGCTTCAGGTAGCGGAACCGGACTGTTGGGAGAATATCACTCTGATGCATCTTTAGGAAATCTTGTATTCAATCAAGTAGATTCAGAAATTGATTTTTACTGGGCGAATTGTCCCCCTGATCCTCGTTTGAGCTCAACAAATTTCTCGATCAAATGGTCAGGAGAAATAGAAGTCCCTGTAAGTGGTACTTATACCTTCTTTAGCAATACCGATGATGGAGTCAGGCTCTGGATGAATGGAACCCTCCTGATCAATGAGTGGCAAAACCAGAGCGTAAGAGAGTTTAGTGCTAGCATTCCCCTTACAGCGGGTGTGCGTGTTCCGATCGTCATGGAATACTATCAGGCCAATGCTTATGCCAGCGCACAATTGTCCTGGTCCAGTAACAATATTCCTCAGGAAATCGTTCCTACACAATTTCTTTATCCCAATGGAGGAACCTTTCCCGTTGAGCTCCTTGATTTTCGGGCAGTTTTGCTTGAGGATCAGGTAAAAATAAACTGGGAAACTGTTATTGAGGAAAATGTTGATCGTTTCGTCATAGAGAGAAGCCAGGATGCGTTGAATTTCGAGCAAATCCAGCAGAAAAAGGCAGCAGGAAACAGGGTAGAATTAACGTCCTATGAGACTTATGATGAGCATCCTCTGAATGGCTCAAATTATTACAGACTTAAATCGGTGGATTTCGACGGCAAATTCGAATATTCAAAAACTGTTGAGGTCCAGGTGGAATCTCCGAGCTATAGTAGCATCTACCCCAATCCGCTAAGTCCGGGAGAAGAGTTGATTCTGGAGATAAACAGTGAAGACTCCGCTATCGCTATACTTCGCGACCTGAAAGGGAGAAGTATTCGTCAACAAAAAATAAGTGGGGAGGCAGGGATTCAAAAAATTCCGTTCAGCCTGAATGATCTCGCTCCGGGCATTTATTTCCTTCACATCAAAGATATACGCAATCGAATCCATATCCATAAGGTTTTGATTCGATAA
- the hemL gene encoding glutamate-1-semialdehyde 2,1-aminomutase — protein sequence MYPTSKDLFERAAKTIPGGVNSPVRAFKSVGGSPLFIKKAEGAYLYDEDDRKYIDYIGSWGPMILGHAYPPVIEAIREQVLSSTSYGAPTRLEIEMAELICDMVPNVDLVRMVNSGTEACMSAIRLARGYTGRSKIIKFAGCYHGHGDSFLIKAGSGAMTLGIPNSPGVTPGTAQDTLLAPFNDIEAIKSLASDHKGEIAAIIVEPVAGNMGCIPPLPGYLEGMREICTEEGIVLIFDEVMTGFRLAPGGAQEYLNINADLVTLGKIIGAGMPVGAYGGKKEIMDHVAPVGPVYQAGTLSGNPIAMISGLTLLKELKAKPSIYTELDKRCAELAAGLSSVCEKAGIPYQINRAGSMISLHFNEEAVTDLDTSAAGDHDRFRKLFHDMLEAGIYLPPSPYESWFLSAALTNEDIEKTIETAKGSLF from the coding sequence ATGTATCCTACAAGCAAAGATCTCTTCGAAAGAGCTGCCAAAACTATCCCTGGAGGCGTAAACTCTCCGGTTCGTGCCTTCAAATCTGTAGGCGGAAGTCCCCTATTCATCAAAAAGGCAGAAGGAGCCTATCTCTATGATGAAGATGATAGAAAATACATAGACTATATCGGTTCCTGGGGTCCTATGATTCTGGGTCATGCTTATCCTCCCGTAATTGAAGCTATCCGAGAGCAGGTGCTTTCCTCTACTTCTTATGGAGCACCTACCCGACTTGAGATCGAAATGGCAGAACTCATCTGCGACATGGTTCCCAATGTGGACCTGGTCCGTATGGTGAACTCCGGAACGGAAGCCTGTATGAGCGCGATTCGCTTGGCAAGGGGATATACCGGTCGAAGCAAAATCATAAAGTTTGCCGGATGCTATCACGGGCATGGAGATTCTTTCCTGATCAAGGCAGGCAGTGGTGCCATGACCCTCGGCATTCCCAATAGTCCCGGTGTAACGCCCGGTACTGCTCAGGATACGCTCCTGGCTCCTTTCAATGATATCGAAGCCATTAAAAGCCTTGCTTCAGATCATAAAGGGGAAATAGCAGCCATCATTGTTGAGCCTGTTGCTGGAAATATGGGATGTATACCCCCTCTTCCCGGCTATCTGGAAGGCATGCGTGAAATTTGTACAGAGGAAGGCATTGTTCTCATTTTTGACGAAGTGATGACTGGATTCCGTCTGGCTCCCGGAGGTGCACAAGAATATCTGAACATAAATGCCGATTTGGTAACATTGGGCAAAATTATTGGAGCAGGAATGCCTGTAGGAGCCTATGGTGGAAAGAAAGAGATTATGGATCATGTGGCTCCGGTTGGTCCGGTTTATCAGGCAGGAACTTTATCGGGAAATCCAATTGCCATGATCAGTGGACTGACCCTTTTGAAAGAACTTAAGGCGAAGCCTTCCATTTATACTGAGCTAGATAAACGCTGTGCAGAACTGGCAGCAGGACTTTCAAGTGTATGTGAAAAAGCTGGAATCCCTTATCAAATCAATCGTGCGGGTTCGATGATCAGCCTCCATTTTAATGAGGAAGCTGTAACAGATTTGGATACTTCTGCAGCAGGGGATCACGATCGTTTTCGCAAACTCTTTCATGATATGCTGGAGGCAGGCATTTACCTACCCCCTTCTCCTTATGAATCATGGTTCCTTTCCGCAGCTCTGACAAATGAAGACATTGAGAAAACCATAGAAACCGCTAAGGGAAGCTTATTCTAA
- a CDS encoding cupin domain-containing protein, with protein MKSFNSSKEQELLEKYALGIAKEEEMKLVEQWLKDSPQLRADLAEITEALENFARAHKKRPQSSMRKRIMDKVFTEGEFSSPQASTRKSLEHWSQQISEFKQPEKLENLHTIMLEKTESRRSMLVWIKEKLEEEVHDKYLESFLVLSGSCNCYFHGKLVRSMQAGESMEIPLHTPHWIEVTSAEPLQLIVQRNAA; from the coding sequence ATGAAATCATTCAATTCATCCAAGGAGCAAGAATTACTCGAAAAGTATGCCCTGGGAATCGCAAAAGAGGAGGAAATGAAGCTTGTTGAACAATGGCTAAAGGATTCTCCCCAGCTTCGTGCTGATTTAGCAGAAATCACTGAGGCACTGGAAAACTTTGCCAGGGCCCATAAAAAACGTCCTCAATCTTCTATGAGAAAGCGGATTATGGACAAGGTTTTTACCGAGGGGGAATTTTCTTCCCCCCAAGCTTCAACTAGAAAATCTTTGGAACACTGGTCGCAGCAAATCTCCGAATTTAAGCAACCAGAAAAACTGGAAAATCTACATACCATCATGCTGGAAAAAACGGAGAGCAGACGAAGTATGCTGGTTTGGATCAAAGAAAAACTGGAAGAAGAGGTTCATGATAAATATCTGGAGAGTTTTCTCGTCCTTTCCGGTTCCTGTAACTGCTATTTTCATGGAAAACTGGTCAGGAGCATGCAGGCAGGCGAAAGTATGGAAATTCCCCTTCACACCCCTCACTGGATAGAAGTAACCTCAGCAGAACCCTTACAATTGATCGTGCAGAGAAATGCGGCTTAG
- the hemF gene encoding oxygen-dependent coproporphyrinogen oxidase has product MRENFVNYIHELQNEICAGLEAVDGNGKFEEDAWERPGGGGGKTRIIRDGDVFEKGGVNISVVHGKLPEVMQKNLGVSQADFFACGLSLVIHPHNPMVPTVHANFRYFEMYGENGEIVDRWFGGGADMTPYYIWPEDAIHFHKTLKAASDPHGTELYPKYKKACDEYFFNAHRDEARGIGGMFYDYLKDSEERSIEDWYAFNTDMGKSFLAAYLPIVERRKDLPYSSEQKEWQEIRRGRYVEFNLIHDRGTLFGLKTKGRIESILMSLPATVRWEYNHQPEAGSRESELLEALKPRDWANESLNSLA; this is encoded by the coding sequence ATCAGAGAAAATTTTGTCAACTATATCCATGAGCTGCAGAATGAGATTTGCGCAGGACTGGAAGCTGTAGATGGAAACGGAAAATTTGAGGAAGATGCCTGGGAAAGACCCGGAGGTGGCGGAGGTAAGACTCGTATCATTCGAGATGGAGATGTTTTTGAAAAAGGCGGGGTAAATATCTCTGTCGTTCATGGAAAACTGCCAGAAGTGATGCAAAAAAACCTGGGGGTTTCACAGGCAGATTTCTTTGCATGTGGACTGTCCCTGGTAATTCATCCTCACAATCCGATGGTGCCTACTGTACATGCCAATTTTCGATACTTTGAAATGTATGGGGAAAATGGGGAAATCGTCGATCGCTGGTTTGGCGGAGGGGCGGATATGACGCCTTATTATATTTGGCCGGAAGATGCCATTCATTTCCACAAAACCCTCAAGGCAGCCTCAGATCCTCATGGTACAGAACTTTACCCCAAATACAAAAAGGCCTGTGATGAATATTTCTTCAATGCCCACAGAGATGAAGCCAGAGGAATCGGAGGAATGTTTTATGATTACCTAAAGGATTCAGAGGAAAGAAGCATAGAAGACTGGTATGCCTTCAATACAGATATGGGGAAAAGCTTTTTAGCTGCTTACCTTCCCATAGTAGAAAGAAGGAAAGATTTGCCCTATAGTTCAGAACAAAAAGAATGGCAGGAAATCCGCCGAGGCAGGTATGTAGAATTCAATCTCATTCATGACCGGGGTACGCTTTTCGGTTTGAAGACGAAAGGAAGGATAGAATCTATACTGATGAGCCTGCCTGCAACTGTAAGATGGGAATATAATCACCAGCCGGAGGCAGGAAGTCGTGAATCAGAATTACTGGAAGCTCTGAAGCCCCGAGATTGGGCCAATGAGAGCCTGAATTCCCTTGCCTAA
- a CDS encoding sigma-70 family RNA polymerase sigma factor — translation MRPAQENQPFHSASSSEQELVAALKRKERKALEYLYDHYSDALYGVIFQIIQNDPLAEDALQESFLKIWKKIESYDQSKGRLFTWLLRISRNTAIDLLRSKHQKVAKFTLDSPLSKTEKVQTESIPTDLIGLGDLLLHMKQEQRILMEYIYFKGYSQSETAKHLNIPLGTVKTRTRLALNYLRSIVKQEKI, via the coding sequence ATGAGACCCGCACAGGAAAACCAGCCCTTTCACAGTGCCTCCAGCTCTGAGCAAGAGCTTGTTGCAGCGCTTAAACGAAAAGAGCGTAAAGCTCTGGAATATCTCTATGACCACTACAGCGATGCCTTGTATGGGGTCATTTTTCAGATTATCCAAAATGATCCTTTGGCAGAAGATGCCTTGCAGGAGAGTTTTCTGAAAATTTGGAAGAAGATAGAAAGCTATGATCAAAGCAAAGGCCGACTCTTTACCTGGCTATTACGTATTTCCAGAAATACCGCCATCGATCTTTTACGCTCCAAACATCAAAAAGTAGCTAAATTCACCCTTGACTCTCCCCTAAGCAAAACAGAGAAAGTCCAAACGGAAAGTATCCCTACCGATCTGATCGGTCTGGGGGATTTATTACTCCATATGAAACAGGAACAAAGAATCCTGATGGAATACATTTATTTCAAAGGCTATTCTCAATCCGAAACCGCTAAACACTTAAATATCCCTTTGGGTACAGTAAAGACAAGGACCCGACTGGCCTTAAATTATTTGAGGAGCATTGTAAAACAAGAAAAAATATGA
- a CDS encoding class I SAM-dependent methyltransferase: MNFPFEQSSFWNERFGQQEYVYGREPNAFLREYLEEAPAGRLLLPGEGEGRNAVFASTRTWEVEAVDFSEEGRKKALNFAEEIGVRFDYKLENIATYQPEGKFDLIAFIFIHPSPSLRRALFRRYLNFLKPGGKLLFEAFSERQFEMATGGPKLKEFLYTREELEDIFRLVNIEKLTEQEVELQPGPYREGSGFTLQMLASMPSEN; the protein is encoded by the coding sequence ATGAATTTTCCTTTCGAACAAAGCAGTTTCTGGAATGAACGGTTTGGACAACAGGAATATGTCTATGGCCGTGAACCCAATGCCTTTCTACGGGAATACCTGGAAGAGGCTCCGGCGGGTAGATTGCTCTTGCCAGGTGAAGGCGAGGGGCGAAATGCAGTATTTGCTTCTACCAGAACCTGGGAGGTAGAAGCCGTAGACTTTAGTGAGGAAGGACGGAAGAAAGCCCTGAACTTTGCAGAAGAGATTGGCGTTCGTTTCGATTACAAACTGGAAAATATTGCGACTTACCAGCCCGAAGGCAAATTTGACCTCATCGCATTCATCTTTATTCACCCTTCGCCCTCTTTGAGGCGGGCTCTTTTTCGCCGCTACCTCAATTTCCTCAAACCTGGGGGAAAGCTCTTGTTTGAAGCTTTTTCCGAGAGACAGTTTGAAATGGCGACAGGAGGCCCAAAGCTCAAGGAATTTCTCTATACCCGTGAGGAATTGGAAGATATTTTTCGCCTGGTGAATATCGAAAAACTGACTGAGCAGGAAGTCGAACTTCAGCCAGGTCCCTATAGAGAAGGAAGTGGATTTACCTTGCAAATGCTGGCTAGTATGCCTTCTGAAAACTAA
- the hemB gene encoding porphobilinogen synthase, with product MSTFPLRRSRRLRQSPAIREMIRETRLHASDFIVPLFITEGKGKQEEIPSMPAYYRYSLDLIEKEVKEIWDLGLKSVLLFVKSDDSLKDNAGTEALNPDGLMQRSIRSIKSAVPDLCVMTDVALDPYSSFGHDGIVEDGKIVNDETVDVLAKMAVSHAEAGADFVAPSDMMDGRILAIREALEENDFTDTGIMAYSAKYASSFYGPFRDALDSAPGFGDKKTYQMDPANWKEGVKEAVDDQEEGADIVMVKPAMAYLDVIRQVKEAVEIPVSAYQVSGEYAMIKAAGIQGWLDAEAAMWESLISIKRAGADLIASYFAKEVAKQL from the coding sequence ATGTCAACTTTCCCGCTAAGGAGAAGTCGAAGATTAAGACAAAGCCCGGCCATCCGAGAAATGATTAGGGAGACTCGCCTGCATGCGAGCGATTTTATTGTCCCTCTATTTATTACAGAAGGCAAAGGCAAGCAGGAAGAAATCCCTTCTATGCCGGCTTATTATCGTTACAGCCTTGACCTGATAGAAAAAGAGGTCAAAGAAATATGGGACCTGGGCTTAAAGAGTGTTCTGCTTTTCGTAAAATCTGATGATTCCCTCAAAGACAATGCAGGCACTGAAGCACTCAATCCAGACGGATTGATGCAAAGAAGCATTCGCAGCATCAAATCTGCAGTGCCTGATCTTTGCGTGATGACAGATGTAGCGCTCGATCCCTATTCTTCTTTCGGGCATGACGGAATAGTAGAAGATGGAAAGATTGTCAATGATGAGACGGTAGATGTTTTGGCAAAAATGGCGGTAAGCCATGCCGAAGCAGGTGCTGACTTTGTAGCTCCTTCTGACATGATGGATGGACGAATATTGGCGATCCGTGAGGCCTTGGAGGAGAATGATTTCACGGATACTGGTATCATGGCTTATAGCGCCAAATATGCCAGCAGTTTCTATGGCCCCTTCCGTGATGCCCTGGATTCGGCTCCCGGTTTTGGAGATAAGAAAACTTATCAGATGGATCCTGCCAATTGGAAAGAAGGAGTAAAGGAAGCCGTGGATGATCAGGAAGAAGGTGCCGACATTGTGATGGTTAAACCGGCCATGGCTTACCTGGATGTAATTCGCCAAGTGAAAGAAGCCGTAGAAATTCCGGTTTCTGCTTATCAGGTCAGCGGAGAATATGCCATGATCAAAGCTGCGGGCATACAAGGCTGGCTGGATGCAGAAGCGGCTATGTGGGAATCCCTCATCAGCATCAAAAGGGCAGGAGCCGACCTCATCGCCTCCTACTTCGCCAAAGAAGTAGCTAAACAACTCTAA
- a CDS encoding DinB family protein: MQRELKNIGFQMKALQKGEAWHGKALEEALKDLSWQKALQHPFPHAHSIWEYVLHIIAWRTFAIERIKGNAEFHIEIGGEIDWPKVEGASEKSWEDTQVQLSNSSQILRDLLREKKDSFLDRQVEKKAYSFYILLHGIVQHDAYHCGQIVLTRKFLEQSHAS, encoded by the coding sequence ATGCAAAGAGAACTCAAAAACATCGGATTCCAGATGAAGGCCCTTCAAAAAGGAGAAGCCTGGCACGGAAAAGCGCTTGAAGAAGCCCTTAAGGATCTTAGTTGGCAAAAAGCCCTCCAGCATCCCTTTCCCCATGCGCATAGCATCTGGGAATACGTCCTGCATATCATAGCATGGAGAACCTTCGCTATAGAAAGGATCAAAGGGAATGCCGAATTCCACATAGAAATTGGAGGGGAAATTGATTGGCCAAAAGTAGAAGGAGCTTCTGAAAAAAGTTGGGAGGATACTCAGGTCCAACTCAGCAATTCCAGTCAGATACTCAGGGACTTACTCAGAGAAAAGAAAGATAGCTTCCTCGATAGGCAGGTTGAGAAAAAAGCTTATTCATTTTATATCCTCTTGCATGGAATTGTACAACATGATGCCTATCATTGTGGTCAGATTGTTTTGACGAGAAAATTTTTGGAACAATCTCATGCATCCTAA